The Apium graveolens cultivar Ventura chromosome 6, ASM990537v1, whole genome shotgun sequence genome contains a region encoding:
- the LOC141667919 gene encoding transcription factor MYBS3-like yields the protein MTRRCSHCSNNGHNSRTCPNRGVKLFGVRLTDASSCIRKSVSMGNLTHYAGSNLKNALDDNLDHAADGGDGYASEDFVPGSSSSSRERKKGVPWTEEEHKMFLLGLQKLGKGDWRGIARNYVITRTPTQVASHAQKYFIRQCNMSRRKRRSSLFDMIADESVGTPMVSHDFFSVNPQEDETRINTLPAPAVEKECEPMQSSSSYDFQHAPSQPENSQYCYPVFYPAYISPIVPSSYTYWSGCNAEPTKSESHVVLRPTAVHSKSPINVDELVGMSNLSLGASGGSDERFSLSNKLIDGSSRQSAFHAKPTPGSSGMTSGNSAIHAV from the exons ATGACCCGGCGCTGCTCACATTGCAGCAACAATGGCCACAACTCCCGCACTTGTCCCAACAGGGGCGTCAAGCTGTTTGGTGTAAGATTGACCGATGCCTCTTCTTGTATTCGAAAGAGTGTTAGTATGGGTAATTTGACTCATTATGCTGGATCCAATCTCAAGAATGCTCTTGATGATAATCTTGATCATGCTGCTGATGGTGGTGATGGCTATGCTTCTGAGGATTTTGTTCCGGGCTCGTCTTCTTCTAGTAGAGAAAGGAAAAAAG GTGTTCCATGGACCGAAGAGGAACATAAGATGTTTTTGCTTGGTTTGCAAAAACTTGGCAAAGGTGACTGGCGCGGAATAGCCCGTAATTATGTCATTACAAGAACACCAACTCAGGTAGCCAGCCATGCCCAAAAATATTTCATCAGGCAATGCAATATGTCAAGGAGAAAACGAAGATCGAGCCTGTTTGATATGATTGCGGATGAG TCAGTCGGAACCCCAATGGTGTCTCATGATTTCTTTTCTGTTAATCCTCAAGAAGATGAGACCCGAATTAATACATTGCCTGCTCCTGCGGTGGAAAAAGAATGTGAACCAATGCAATCTTCCAGCTCGTACGACTTTCAACATGCCCCTTCACAGCCAGAGAATTCGCAATACTGTTATCCAGTTTTCTATCCTGCCTATATCTCTCCCATTGTTCCATCTTCCTACACATATTGGTCTGGTTGCAATGCAGAGCCAACCAAATCAGAGAGTCATGTAGTGCTTAGGCCAACAGCAGTACATTCCAAGAGCCCAATTAACGTTGATGAGCTGGTTGGCATGTCAAACCTCAGCTTAGGGGCATCCGGTGGCAGTGATGAACGCTTCTCTCTTTCGAATAAGTTAATTGATGGTTCCAGTAGGCAGTCTGCTTTCCATGCTAAACCTACACCTGGTAGTTCAGGCATGACCTCAGGCAACAGCGCAATCCATGCAGTTTAG
- the LOC141667704 gene encoding putative glycosyltransferase At5g03795 isoform X3: MYRWWHQILIFMIFRLNWRRLFLSGVIITTAGILLLLSSLPYPLTLWDLSPSLTYLAHEPLDRNTALIYNTAVRANDRLATSNVGTRIVLPKNVAELNQSRIVVDGESNLTNTSDETTETKEKRYTESLKPDEALLYAKKEIEKASMVTDDPDLHAPLFHNVSSFKRSYELMELILKVYIYGEGRRPIFHQPYLRGIYASEGWFMRLLKGNKKLVTSDPEKAHLFYLPYSARQLARALYVPNSHNLKPLSIFLRDYVNMLAAKYPFWNRSHGSDHFLAGCHDWGSYTLTEHKELKEHSIKALCNADSSEGIFIAGKDVSLPETTIRNPNNPHRNLGGKRVSQRHILAFFAGKMHGRVRPILRKTWSGKDNDMRIYGALPRKVSQTLTYAQHMKSSKFCLCPMGYEVNSPRIVEAIYYECVPVIIADNFVLPLSDVLNWSSFSVVVGEKDIPKLKEILLAITLRQYQKMQTNVRMLQKHFLWNPVPLKYDMFHMILHSIWASRLNQIQMPESS, encoded by the exons ATGTATAGGTGGTGGCACCAAATTctgatcttcatgatcttcaGGCTTAATTGGAGAAGACTGTTTCTATCTGGAGTTATCATCACAACAGCTGGGATATTGCTCCTACTTTCTTCACTTCCTTATCCACTGACCCTATGGGATCTATCACCATCACTAACATATTTAGCACACGAACCCTTAGATAGGAACACTGCTTTAATTTATAACACTGCTGTTAGGGCCAATGATAGGCTTGCAACTTCCAATGTTGGCACCCGAATTGTTTTACCCAAAAATGTTGCTGAGTTGAATCAATCAAGGATAGTGGTTGACGGGGAGTCTAATCTTACAAACACAAGTGATGAAACTACAGAAACAAAAGAAAAG AGATATACAGAGTCATTGAAGCCAGATGAGGCACTACTTTATGCAAAGAAGGAGATTGAAAAGGCATCAATGGTCACGGATGATCCAGACCTACATGCCCCTCTATTCCACAATGTTTCTTCTTTCAAAAG GAGTTATGAGCTTATGGAACTCATACTCAAGGTTTATATCTATGGAGAAGGAAGGAGACCTATCTTCCACCAACCTTATCTCAGAGGAATCTACGCTTCTGAAGGATGGTTCATGAGGTTACTGAAGGGAAACAAGAAGCTTGTCACAAGTGACCCAGAAAAGGCCCACTTGTTTTACCTTCCATACAGTGCACGCCAGCTGGCACGGGCTCTGTACGTGCCTAATTCGCATAATCTCAAACCTCTGTCAATATTTCTACGGGACTACGTGAACATGCTCGCTGCAAAATATCCTTTTTGGAATCGAAGTCATGGGTCAGATCACTTTTTAGCTGGTTGTCATGATTGG GGCTCTTACACATTGACCGAGCATAAGGAACTGAAAGAGCATTCTATTAAAGCGCTGTGCAATGCAGATTCATCTGAAGGTATATTTATTGCAGGAAAGGATGTTTCCCTGCCGGAAACCACTATAAGAAATCCAAATAATCCTCATAGAAATCTTGGTGGCAAGAGAGTGTCCCAACGTCATATCCTTGCCTTTTTTGCCGGAAAAATGCATGGTAGGGTCCGTCCAATTCTTCGCAAAACCTGGAGTGGCAAAGACAATGATATGAGGATTTATGGTGCTCTTCCCAGAAAAGTCTCCCAAACACTTACTTATGCTCAGCACATGAAATCCAGCAAATTTTGCCTCTGCCCCATGGGTTACGAGGTGAATAGCCCCAGGATTGTTGAGGCCATTTATTACGAGTGTGTTCCAGTGATTATTGCTGATAATTTTGTCCTCCCATTGAGTGATGTGCTAAATTGGAGTTCATTTTCTGTAGTTGTGGGTGAAAAAGATATTCCTAAACTTAAGGAGATATTGTTGGCCATCACTTTGAGACAGTATCAAAAAATGCAAACTAATGTAAGGATGCTGCAGAAGCATTTTCTTTGGAACCCAGTACCTCTCAAATATGATATGTTCCACATGATTTTGCATTCAATTTGGGCTAGCCGGCTTAATCAGATTCAAATGCCAGAGTCGTCATGA
- the LOC141667704 gene encoding putative glycosyltransferase At5g03795 isoform X1 produces MYIFSLCTYISWLSCSCWLKNRTFGEHKRRMREKMYRWWHQILIFMIFRLNWRRLFLSGVIITTAGILLLLSSLPYPLTLWDLSPSLTYLAHEPLDRNTALIYNTAVRANDRLATSNVGTRIVLPKNVAELNQSRIVVDGESNLTNTSDETTETKEKRYTESLKPDEALLYAKKEIEKASMVTDDPDLHAPLFHNVSSFKRSYELMELILKVYIYGEGRRPIFHQPYLRGIYASEGWFMRLLKGNKKLVTSDPEKAHLFYLPYSARQLARALYVPNSHNLKPLSIFLRDYVNMLAAKYPFWNRSHGSDHFLAGCHDWGSYTLTEHKELKEHSIKALCNADSSEGIFIAGKDVSLPETTIRNPNNPHRNLGGKRVSQRHILAFFAGKMHGRVRPILRKTWSGKDNDMRIYGALPRKVSQTLTYAQHMKSSKFCLCPMGYEVNSPRIVEAIYYECVPVIIADNFVLPLSDVLNWSSFSVVVGEKDIPKLKEILLAITLRQYQKMQTNVRMLQKHFLWNPVPLKYDMFHMILHSIWASRLNQIQMPESS; encoded by the exons atgtatatattcaGCCTGTGTACATATATTTCCTGGCTCTCCTGCTCCTGCTG GCTGAAGAATAGAACTTTTGGGGAGCACAAGCGTAGGATGCGA GAAAAGATGTATAGGTGGTGGCACCAAATTctgatcttcatgatcttcaGGCTTAATTGGAGAAGACTGTTTCTATCTGGAGTTATCATCACAACAGCTGGGATATTGCTCCTACTTTCTTCACTTCCTTATCCACTGACCCTATGGGATCTATCACCATCACTAACATATTTAGCACACGAACCCTTAGATAGGAACACTGCTTTAATTTATAACACTGCTGTTAGGGCCAATGATAGGCTTGCAACTTCCAATGTTGGCACCCGAATTGTTTTACCCAAAAATGTTGCTGAGTTGAATCAATCAAGGATAGTGGTTGACGGGGAGTCTAATCTTACAAACACAAGTGATGAAACTACAGAAACAAAAGAAAAG AGATATACAGAGTCATTGAAGCCAGATGAGGCACTACTTTATGCAAAGAAGGAGATTGAAAAGGCATCAATGGTCACGGATGATCCAGACCTACATGCCCCTCTATTCCACAATGTTTCTTCTTTCAAAAG GAGTTATGAGCTTATGGAACTCATACTCAAGGTTTATATCTATGGAGAAGGAAGGAGACCTATCTTCCACCAACCTTATCTCAGAGGAATCTACGCTTCTGAAGGATGGTTCATGAGGTTACTGAAGGGAAACAAGAAGCTTGTCACAAGTGACCCAGAAAAGGCCCACTTGTTTTACCTTCCATACAGTGCACGCCAGCTGGCACGGGCTCTGTACGTGCCTAATTCGCATAATCTCAAACCTCTGTCAATATTTCTACGGGACTACGTGAACATGCTCGCTGCAAAATATCCTTTTTGGAATCGAAGTCATGGGTCAGATCACTTTTTAGCTGGTTGTCATGATTGG GGCTCTTACACATTGACCGAGCATAAGGAACTGAAAGAGCATTCTATTAAAGCGCTGTGCAATGCAGATTCATCTGAAGGTATATTTATTGCAGGAAAGGATGTTTCCCTGCCGGAAACCACTATAAGAAATCCAAATAATCCTCATAGAAATCTTGGTGGCAAGAGAGTGTCCCAACGTCATATCCTTGCCTTTTTTGCCGGAAAAATGCATGGTAGGGTCCGTCCAATTCTTCGCAAAACCTGGAGTGGCAAAGACAATGATATGAGGATTTATGGTGCTCTTCCCAGAAAAGTCTCCCAAACACTTACTTATGCTCAGCACATGAAATCCAGCAAATTTTGCCTCTGCCCCATGGGTTACGAGGTGAATAGCCCCAGGATTGTTGAGGCCATTTATTACGAGTGTGTTCCAGTGATTATTGCTGATAATTTTGTCCTCCCATTGAGTGATGTGCTAAATTGGAGTTCATTTTCTGTAGTTGTGGGTGAAAAAGATATTCCTAAACTTAAGGAGATATTGTTGGCCATCACTTTGAGACAGTATCAAAAAATGCAAACTAATGTAAGGATGCTGCAGAAGCATTTTCTTTGGAACCCAGTACCTCTCAAATATGATATGTTCCACATGATTTTGCATTCAATTTGGGCTAGCCGGCTTAATCAGATTCAAATGCCAGAGTCGTCATGA
- the LOC141666579 gene encoding splicing factor-like protein 1 gives MDSLNPQTLISSHHQSPQFSIDPPPPSDEIISAPTESISSLPPAEKNVASTESNQTELPPSQDQKPNNSQQVSENGSSNDNVDSGETGGRRRRRSRWDPQPTDSNGETKKRKSRWADEEPTPVFQLPDFMKDFAQGIEIDPEIQLLNARLLEISKMLQTGVQLDDRPEGGRSPSPEPVYDNFGVRVNTREFRARERLNKERQDIITQIIKRNPAFKPPADYRPPKLYKKLYIPMKEYPGYNFIGLIIGPRGNTQKRMEKETGAKIVIRGKGSIKEGRFGQKRDLKFDSSENEDLHVLVEADNQVSLDAAAGMVEKLLQPVDEVLNEHKRQQLKELAALNGTIKDEEFCRLCGEAGHRQYACPSRLSTFKSDVLCKNCGDGGHPTIDCPMKGAVGKKMDDEYKNFLAELGGTMPESFTKESTPLAITGSNNSGNNPPWASNSSSGSIGSSLHPGLGSSVVKVGKEIDDTNLYIGYLPSTVEDDELIRLFQPFGEIVTAKVIKDKLSGLHKGYGFVKYSDVAQANQAIASMNGHRIDGRAIAVRVAGKPPQPVVPPGPPALPVRAYLASSQGYNGYPPPQMQSGGPPVVAPPGSYMGAPVPWGPPPPPYASYPPPPPPPGSNIYASFPPPPMPPYGTQYPPTQVAVSGAPDQTFTSTESQQSYSSGIQSHDNTLASNNIYGSSPVGMPPNAQPLYPVSSMGYSSYYTINPPPPPPPLDTENPPVPPPAPSAEQNAQNTCGADSDYEKFMAEIK, from the coding sequence ATGGACTCTCTTAATccccaaaccctaatttcatcaCACCACCAATCTCCTCAATTCTCCATCGATCCTCCGCCACCCTCCGACGAAATCATATCAGCTCCGACTGAGTCAATTTCATCACTTCCTCCCGCCGAAAAAAACGTAGCTTCTACCGAGTCAAACCAGACCGAGTTACCACCGAGTCAAGACCAAAAACCAAACAACTCACAGCAAGTATCCGAGAACGGTAGCTCTAATGATAACGTTGATTCCGGTGAAACAGGTGGCCGGCGTCGCCGCCGGAGCAGGTGGGACCCACAGCCGACGGACTCGAATGGAGAGACTAAGAAGCGGAAGTCACGCTGGGCTGATGAAGAGCCGACACCGGTGTTTCAATTACCCGATTTTATGAAGGATTTTGCTCAAGGTATCGAAATCGATCCCGAAATTCAGCTTTTAAATGCTAGGTTACTTGAAATTAGTAAAATGTTGCAAACTGGTGTACAATTAGATGATCGTCCTGAAGGCGGTAGGTCGCCTTCGCCTGAACCTGTTTATGATAATTTTGGTGTTAGGGTGAATACTAGAGAGTTTCGTGCTAGGGAAAGGCTTAATAAAGAGAGACAGGATATAATTACGCAGATTATTAAGAGGAATCCTGCGTTTAAACCGCCTGCTGATTATAGGCCACCGAAGCTTTATAAGAAGTTGTATATTCCTATGAAGGAGTATCCTGGGTATAATTTTATTGGATTGATTATTGGGCCGAGAGGGAATACGCAGAAGAGGATGGAGAAGGAGACGGGAGCGAAGATTGTGATTAGGGGGAAGGGGTCGATTAAGGAAGGGAGGTTTGGGCAGAAGAGGGATTTGAAGTTTGATTCTTCGGAGAATGAGGATTTGCATGTTTTGGTTGAAGCGGATAATCAGGTGTCGCTAGATGCTGCAGCGGGGATGGTGGAGAAGCTCTTGCAGCCGGTTGATGAAGTGTTGAATGAACACAAGAGGCAACAGCTTAAGGAGCTTGCGGCGTTGAATGGAACGATTAAGGATGAGGAGTTTTGTAGGCTGTGTGGTGAGGCCGGGCATAGGCAGTATGCTTGTCCGTCGAGACTGTCGACTTTTAAGAGTGATGTTTTGTGTAAGAATTGTGGTGATGGGGGACATCCGACTATTGATTGTCCTATGAAAGGGGCAGTGGGGAAGAAAATGGATGACGAGTATAAGAACTTTTTGGCGGAATTAGGGGGGACTATGCCGGAGTCATTTACTAAAGAGAGTACACCTTTGGCTATTACGGGTTCAAATAATTCTGGAAACAATCCTCCTTGGGCTAGCAACAGCAGTTCTGGAAGTATTGGGAGCTCACTTCATCCTGGACTAGGAAGCAGTGTGGTTAAGGTTGGAAAAGAAATTGATGACACTAACCTCTATATAGGCTACTTGCCGTCAACTGTTGAAGATGATGAATTGATTAGACTGTTTCAACCTTTCGGTGAGATAGTAACAGCCAAGGTTATTAAGGATAAACTTAGTGGTTTGCATAAAGGTTATGGTTTCGTCAAATATTCTGATGTTGCTCAGGCCAATCAGGCAATTGCTAGCATGAATGGTCATCGTATAGATGGAAGAGCAATTGCTGTCAGAGTTGCAGGCAAGCCTCCTCAACCTGTTGTACCCCCAGGACCCCCTGCCCTTCCAGTTCGTGCTTATCTTGCTTCAAGCCAGGGATATAATGGATACCCTCCCCCGCAAATGCAATCAGGTGGTCCTCCTGTGGTCGCTCCACCTGGCAGTTACATGGGTGCTCCAGTTCCTTGGGGACCTCCTCCGCCTCCTTACGCTTCCTACCCTCCTCCCCCTCCCCCTCCTGGATCTAACATTTACGCATCATTTCCACCTCCACCTATGCCCCCCTATGGCACACAATATCCCCCAACTCAAGTAGCTGTCTCTGGGGCTCCGGATCAAACATTCACATCTACTGAATCCCAACAGAGCTACTCTAGTGGAATTCAATCTCATGACAACACACTTGCATCAAATAACATTTATGGAAGTTCACCTGTTGGTATGCCACCAAATGCACAACCACTTTACCCTGTATCTTCTATGGGTTACTCTTCATACTACACTATAAATCCTCCGCCTCCACCTCCACCTCTTGATACAGAAAATCCTCCGGTGCCTCCACCTGCGCCATCTGCAGAACAGAATGCACAGAATACTTGTGGTGCAGATTCGGACTACGAGAAATTCATGGCTGAGATCAAATAA
- the LOC141667704 gene encoding putative glycosyltransferase At5g03795 isoform X2, whose protein sequence is MREKMYRWWHQILIFMIFRLNWRRLFLSGVIITTAGILLLLSSLPYPLTLWDLSPSLTYLAHEPLDRNTALIYNTAVRANDRLATSNVGTRIVLPKNVAELNQSRIVVDGESNLTNTSDETTETKEKRYTESLKPDEALLYAKKEIEKASMVTDDPDLHAPLFHNVSSFKRSYELMELILKVYIYGEGRRPIFHQPYLRGIYASEGWFMRLLKGNKKLVTSDPEKAHLFYLPYSARQLARALYVPNSHNLKPLSIFLRDYVNMLAAKYPFWNRSHGSDHFLAGCHDWGSYTLTEHKELKEHSIKALCNADSSEGIFIAGKDVSLPETTIRNPNNPHRNLGGKRVSQRHILAFFAGKMHGRVRPILRKTWSGKDNDMRIYGALPRKVSQTLTYAQHMKSSKFCLCPMGYEVNSPRIVEAIYYECVPVIIADNFVLPLSDVLNWSSFSVVVGEKDIPKLKEILLAITLRQYQKMQTNVRMLQKHFLWNPVPLKYDMFHMILHSIWASRLNQIQMPESS, encoded by the exons ATGCGA GAAAAGATGTATAGGTGGTGGCACCAAATTctgatcttcatgatcttcaGGCTTAATTGGAGAAGACTGTTTCTATCTGGAGTTATCATCACAACAGCTGGGATATTGCTCCTACTTTCTTCACTTCCTTATCCACTGACCCTATGGGATCTATCACCATCACTAACATATTTAGCACACGAACCCTTAGATAGGAACACTGCTTTAATTTATAACACTGCTGTTAGGGCCAATGATAGGCTTGCAACTTCCAATGTTGGCACCCGAATTGTTTTACCCAAAAATGTTGCTGAGTTGAATCAATCAAGGATAGTGGTTGACGGGGAGTCTAATCTTACAAACACAAGTGATGAAACTACAGAAACAAAAGAAAAG AGATATACAGAGTCATTGAAGCCAGATGAGGCACTACTTTATGCAAAGAAGGAGATTGAAAAGGCATCAATGGTCACGGATGATCCAGACCTACATGCCCCTCTATTCCACAATGTTTCTTCTTTCAAAAG GAGTTATGAGCTTATGGAACTCATACTCAAGGTTTATATCTATGGAGAAGGAAGGAGACCTATCTTCCACCAACCTTATCTCAGAGGAATCTACGCTTCTGAAGGATGGTTCATGAGGTTACTGAAGGGAAACAAGAAGCTTGTCACAAGTGACCCAGAAAAGGCCCACTTGTTTTACCTTCCATACAGTGCACGCCAGCTGGCACGGGCTCTGTACGTGCCTAATTCGCATAATCTCAAACCTCTGTCAATATTTCTACGGGACTACGTGAACATGCTCGCTGCAAAATATCCTTTTTGGAATCGAAGTCATGGGTCAGATCACTTTTTAGCTGGTTGTCATGATTGG GGCTCTTACACATTGACCGAGCATAAGGAACTGAAAGAGCATTCTATTAAAGCGCTGTGCAATGCAGATTCATCTGAAGGTATATTTATTGCAGGAAAGGATGTTTCCCTGCCGGAAACCACTATAAGAAATCCAAATAATCCTCATAGAAATCTTGGTGGCAAGAGAGTGTCCCAACGTCATATCCTTGCCTTTTTTGCCGGAAAAATGCATGGTAGGGTCCGTCCAATTCTTCGCAAAACCTGGAGTGGCAAAGACAATGATATGAGGATTTATGGTGCTCTTCCCAGAAAAGTCTCCCAAACACTTACTTATGCTCAGCACATGAAATCCAGCAAATTTTGCCTCTGCCCCATGGGTTACGAGGTGAATAGCCCCAGGATTGTTGAGGCCATTTATTACGAGTGTGTTCCAGTGATTATTGCTGATAATTTTGTCCTCCCATTGAGTGATGTGCTAAATTGGAGTTCATTTTCTGTAGTTGTGGGTGAAAAAGATATTCCTAAACTTAAGGAGATATTGTTGGCCATCACTTTGAGACAGTATCAAAAAATGCAAACTAATGTAAGGATGCTGCAGAAGCATTTTCTTTGGAACCCAGTACCTCTCAAATATGATATGTTCCACATGATTTTGCATTCAATTTGGGCTAGCCGGCTTAATCAGATTCAAATGCCAGAGTCGTCATGA
- the LOC141667704 gene encoding putative glycosyltransferase At5g03795 isoform X4 encodes MYIFSLCTYISWLSCSCWLKNRTFGEHKRRMREKMYRWWHQILIFMIFRLNWRRLFLSGVIITTAGILLLLSSLPYPLTLWDLSPSLTYLAHEPLDRNTALIYNTAVRANDRLATSNVGTRIVLPKNVAELNQSRIVVDGESNLTNTSDETTETKEKRYTESLKPDEALLYAKKEIEKASMVTDDPDLHAPLFHNVSSFKRSYELMELILKVYIYGEGRRPIFHQPYLRGIYASEGWFMRLLKGNKKLVTSDPEKAHLFYLPYSARQLARALYVPNSHNLKPLSIFLRDYVNMLAAKYPFWNRSHGSDHFLAGCHDWGSYTLTEHKELKEHSIKALCNADSSEGIFIAGKDVSLPETTIRNPNNPHRNLGGKRVSQRHILAFFAGKMHGRVRPILRKTWSGKDNDMRIYGALPRKVSQTLTYAQHMKSSKFCLCPMGYELWVKKIFLNLRRYCWPSL; translated from the exons atgtatatattcaGCCTGTGTACATATATTTCCTGGCTCTCCTGCTCCTGCTG GCTGAAGAATAGAACTTTTGGGGAGCACAAGCGTAGGATGCGA GAAAAGATGTATAGGTGGTGGCACCAAATTctgatcttcatgatcttcaGGCTTAATTGGAGAAGACTGTTTCTATCTGGAGTTATCATCACAACAGCTGGGATATTGCTCCTACTTTCTTCACTTCCTTATCCACTGACCCTATGGGATCTATCACCATCACTAACATATTTAGCACACGAACCCTTAGATAGGAACACTGCTTTAATTTATAACACTGCTGTTAGGGCCAATGATAGGCTTGCAACTTCCAATGTTGGCACCCGAATTGTTTTACCCAAAAATGTTGCTGAGTTGAATCAATCAAGGATAGTGGTTGACGGGGAGTCTAATCTTACAAACACAAGTGATGAAACTACAGAAACAAAAGAAAAG AGATATACAGAGTCATTGAAGCCAGATGAGGCACTACTTTATGCAAAGAAGGAGATTGAAAAGGCATCAATGGTCACGGATGATCCAGACCTACATGCCCCTCTATTCCACAATGTTTCTTCTTTCAAAAG GAGTTATGAGCTTATGGAACTCATACTCAAGGTTTATATCTATGGAGAAGGAAGGAGACCTATCTTCCACCAACCTTATCTCAGAGGAATCTACGCTTCTGAAGGATGGTTCATGAGGTTACTGAAGGGAAACAAGAAGCTTGTCACAAGTGACCCAGAAAAGGCCCACTTGTTTTACCTTCCATACAGTGCACGCCAGCTGGCACGGGCTCTGTACGTGCCTAATTCGCATAATCTCAAACCTCTGTCAATATTTCTACGGGACTACGTGAACATGCTCGCTGCAAAATATCCTTTTTGGAATCGAAGTCATGGGTCAGATCACTTTTTAGCTGGTTGTCATGATTGG GGCTCTTACACATTGACCGAGCATAAGGAACTGAAAGAGCATTCTATTAAAGCGCTGTGCAATGCAGATTCATCTGAAGGTATATTTATTGCAGGAAAGGATGTTTCCCTGCCGGAAACCACTATAAGAAATCCAAATAATCCTCATAGAAATCTTGGTGGCAAGAGAGTGTCCCAACGTCATATCCTTGCCTTTTTTGCCGGAAAAATGCATGGTAGGGTCCGTCCAATTCTTCGCAAAACCTGGAGTGGCAAAGACAATGATATGAGGATTTATGGTGCTCTTCCCAGAAAAGTCTCCCAAACACTTACTTATGCTCAGCACATGAAATCCAGCAAATTTTGCCTCTGCCCCATGGGTTACGAG TTGTGGGTGAAAAAGATATTCCTAAACTTAAGGAGATATTGTTGGCCATCACTTTGA